The genomic region AGCCACCGCTCCTGGACGCACACCATCTGGGCTGCGGGGCTCTGGACGTACATTGGGCACTTGGCCAATTACACGCTCGGCTGGCATGGCGTGGCGTGGTTTGCGGGCGCGGGCTACCTCTCGCACCTTGTGGCCGATACACTCACCAAAGCCGGCGTGAAATGGCTGATGCCGATTACCGACGTGTGCTTTAAGATTCCGCTGATTCGCACAGGGGCTGCGAGTGGCAACGCGCTGGAAATAGTCATCTGCGTGGGCTACGCTGTGCTGGTGCTGGGGATGGTGCTAGGCAATATGTCTTTCTAAACGGCGTTTGAGGCCTACATAGACTGGAAAAGCCCCATTTGCGTACGCAGTTTTGCGGGTAGGGTCGCAACGCAACGGATGGGCATCGAAGTGGAAGAGAACAAGGCTGAGGAAAGGAGAAAAAGGATGTGTATTATAAGTTGGATTTATGTTAGAATAGCTAAAAAATATTACTATAATACTAGGGGAACCGAGTAGATTTGTGCCGGACAGTTGAGCAGAAGGTAGGTAGGGCTATTTATTGTATAAGTAATATACTATATGGAATGGCCTGAAATTTACTTTAATTTGCAGATTGCTAAGGCAATATCTTTAACGTAGTTGCAAGACAGCTTTTTGCCTGATCTTCCGTTTTTTCATCTGTGCATCATCTTACGCAGTGCTTTTTAGTTTACTCTATTATTTCAGCTAGTATAGAATACAGGCCAGACAGTACCGCAAGTGCGTAGCGCCGTCAGGTGTATGTGCGATAAGTACTTATAATTCAGTATACATGATTTTACACAGTTGAGCTTGTATCTTTGACCTGGTACTTCCGCAACACAAGTACCTTTTACTTTTGCCCGTTCTCTTTTTCTTACTCACACCTCATTTTGCGCACACACAATTTTTTGCTTTATGAATCAGATCAATAGTCCTCTGGTTAGGATAGGCGTCTTTTACGATGGCAATTATTTCCTTAAAATCAGTGATTACTACTACTTCCAGCACGAGCGCAAAGCCCGCATCAGCCTGGAAGGGTTACACGAATTTATCCGACAACAAGTAGCGGAAGAAGAGGACGTAGACGTACGCCTGAGCCAGATCATCGACTCGCACTTTTTTCGCGGTCGTTTGAGTGCCACCGAAGCCCGCGACAAAGACCGGCTGTTTCACGACCGGCTGTTTGATGATATCCTCATGAACCTGGGCATCAACACGCACTACATGCCCCTGAAAACCCGCGACGGCCGGTTGCAGGAAAAAGGCATTGATGTGTGGCTCTCGCTGGAAGCCTACGAGCTGGCCATGTACAAGAGCTTTGATGTGGTAGTGCTGATTGCTGGCGACAGCGACTACGCGCCCCTCATCAAGAAGCTGAATACCCTGGGCACCCGCGTGATGCTGCTGAACTGGGACTTCAAATACACCGATTACAAAGGCGAAAACCGCGTAACGCGCGCTTCGCAGCAGTTGCTGGGCAGTGCTACCTACCCGGTAGATATGCACGACATTATCGATCAGGGCTTGTCGACCAACGAAGAGCTGATCGAGAACATGTTTGTGGCGCAGTCGGAGCCTACTACCTACCCTACCTCTACCCTAAAGCCGGTTCGTCCTACGGGGCCCACGGCAGCCGGGCCGGTAGGTACGGTTGGTATCAGCACCATCAAAAACCTCAAAAATGGTTTTGGCTTCGTGGTGATGCCGCCCAACAACCTGTTCTTCAGCTACGCTGACATGGCCGAGGGTGACTTCAATGACCTGAACGAGGGTGACTGGGTGGAATTTACGGTAGGCCGCAACCACCGCGACGAGGACTGTGCCCGCAACGTGCGCAAAGTGCAGCCCCCGCAGATGGAAGACGGCGACGAATACGAGGACGACGAGCGGGAGCACGAGTCGGCTGGCTCGCCCGACCGCCTTTAGGCCCCGCAATTTAGTACAAGCAAAAGCGCCGACTCTCCGTGGAGAGTCGGCGCTTTTGCTTGTAGTGGCTCACTATCTGTAAGTTGCGTATAGATCTTACGTGCACTGACTGCGGAAGCGGTGTAGAGTAGCTCATGGGCACCTCTACACCGCTTCCGAATTATTTGAACAACTACTTAGTGGCGGTAACGGCTACGGAATAATCCGGTCGGTACGCAGCTGGGCAAATAGATCGAAGAACGATTCTTCGGTAGGCTGATACACGAGAAAGCCCAGTTTGCGGCTTTTGCTCATATCAGTCATCACCTCCAGCGGCCGACCTAGGTCGAGGTCGGTGTGCCAGGGTGAAGCCAAGTTGTTGAGTTCCGGTTCAACTAGTTGATAACGAGCTGCCATCTCGCGCCAGCGGTCGGTATCGTCAGCCATTTGTGCTTCTAGGGAATGCACCGTCCCATCAAAGCCAGTGGCTTCTACCCCAAACCACGCTGCCAATCGTGGCCACAGCCAGCTCCAACGGAAATAATCACCATTCACTATGTTGAAAGCCTCGTTGTGTGCAGCCTCTGTAGTGGCAGCCCAAGCCAACTGCTTGGCAATGATACGGGCGTCAGTTACATCAGAAAGACCGTTCCACTGGGCTTCCGAGCCAGGCCATTGAAATGGCTGACCGGTTTCCTTGCAAATGCTAGCATATACGGCCAGCGTAGTGCCCATATTCATCAGGTTACCGACCGCTTTACCAATGATGGTATGAGGACGATGAATGCTCCAGGTGAAACCGTCGCGCTCAGCCGCGGCGTATACCTCGTCTTCCTGCGCGTAGTAGAAGTTTTCGATGTCGAGCCGGGGCAGCTCTTCCCGGAACGGGGTAGGGGGTAGGGTGCCGCCCTTAGCGTACGCCTCAAACGGACCTAAATAATGCTTCAGTCCCGTAACCAGTGCTACATGCTGCACAGTGCCTTTTGGCGAAAGCGCCGTTAAGATATTACGCACTAGCGCGCTGTTGACGCGAATATTCTCAGCCTCTGTATCCTGTCGCATCCAAGTGGTGATGAATACATGCGTAGGATGTACATCGGCCAGGGCTGTTTCTAAAGAGGTTGGCTCTAGCAGATTGGCGGCTACGGGGCGGAGACCGGGAAGGTGTTGCGGGGGACGGCGGGCCAGGCCATATACAGTCCAATTGGTAGCAAGCAGTTCAGTAGCTAGATTGCTACCGACAATGCCGCTGGCGCCCACAATCAGGGCAATTTTATCGTTACTCATACTTTTTCACAGAGAGAAAAGAAGGCGTGGAGTCCCCACGCCTTCTAATCAACTCTTAGTGGCAGGAATAGTTGCCCTGTTGCTAGAGGAGTATGGGCTGTACCTGTGCGTCAGCACCGGCATATGTCACTGTAAGATCAATGCGAAATAGCCAGTTGCTTAGCGGAGCTCCTTGCGCATCAGAAAATGCGGCACATTGCCAAACAGCGTGTGCGACGGTGCCACCACCGTGTAGCCGGCTGCCTCATAAAAGGGCACTGCTGTAGCGCGGGCATGCAGTACGCACTCCGTGAGGCCCTGCTGTCGGGCACCGGCTTCCAGAAAAGCCAGCACCTGCCGGCCCAGGCCCCTACCCTGGTAGGCCGGATCGACGGCCATGAAGCGCACTTGGCCCTGGCCCGGTGCCGAGGGGTGTAGCCGGCCCACGGCCACCACGGGGCCATCGGGGGAGGGGTGGCGTAGTAGGGCGTGCAGGGTGGTAGGGGCGTCGTCGTCGGGGGCGCGCTCCGAGCCGGGCGGCTGTTGCCAGGGTGCCCGCAGCACGTGGTAGCGCAGGTGGTAGTAGGCGGCAAAATCGGCGGCGGTGCGAGGCGAGGAAACAGACATGGCAGCGAAGATAAAAATTACGTACAACGCATCATTCGGCTTGCTACTAGCCGCGGTGCAAACGCCTACCTTTAGGCCCCGCACGGCGCCCGCAAGCGCTTTTTTCTCTTTTACCTACCCATTCGTTTATGCCTTCTTTCGACATTGTGAGCAAAGTAGATCCGCAAACCCTCGAAAACGCGGTGAATACAGCCAAAAAAGAACTTCAGACACGCTACGACCTGCGCGATACCAAAGGCGGCATCGAGCTGGACAAAAAAGCCAACACCATCCAGCTCAGCTCCGAAAACTCCATGCGTGTGAAAGCCCTGGAGGACATTCTGCTGGCCCGCGTGGTAAAGCAGGGTATTGATGGCACCGCGCTGGATTTTACCGATGAAGAGCAGGCCAGCGGTGCGCTGGTGAAAAAAACGGTGAAGGTGCGCGCTGGTATCGATAAAGACACCGGCCGTAAAATCAGCAAGGCTATCAAAGATGCCAAGCTGAAAGTGGAAGTGCAGATGCAGGATGAGCAAGTGCGCGTGTCGGGCAAGAAAATCGACGATCTGCAAGCCGTTATTGCCCTCCTCCGCCGCACCGACATCGGCCAGCCCCTGCAATTTGTGAACATGAAATAGATGCACTGCTTGTTGATGAGTCGAGGGGCTGATTTCGACCGGTATATCTACCTCAATAAGCAGACGTTAGACGAAGCGTAACGGTCGAAATCAGCCCCTCGACTCATCAACAATCAACACAGCACCACATCCATTTATCAGCCCCTCCACCCGTGTTCGACTTCTCCTCCTTCACCGACGTGCACACCTGGGTCAGCTTGCTTACGCTGACGTTCATGGAAATTGTACTGGGCATCGACAACATCATCTTCATTTCCATTGTAGTGAACCGGCTGCCGCACGAGCAGCAGGCCCGCGGCCGTACCATTGGGCTGCTGCTGGCGCTGTTGTTTCGTATTGGGCTGCTGCTCAGTATTTCGTGGATTGTAGGGCTGAAAACGCCGCTCTTTTATATTGATCTGCCGTTCCGGGAGCCCGACTTTGGGGTGTCTGGTAGAGACATCATCCTGTTCCTTGGCGGGCTGTTTCTGCTGGCCAAAAGCACCACCGAAATTCACGGGAAGTTGCAGGGCGAGGAAGAGGAGCATAGCGAAGGTAAGTACAACACCTTGTCGCGGGTGATTTTTCAGATTATCGTCATCGACATCGTTTTCTCCTTCGACTCCATCCTGACGGCCGTGGGACTAGTCAACAACGTGCTGGTGATGATACTGGCCGTGGTGCTGGCCATGGGCGTGATGCTGGCCTTCTCTGGCTACGTGGCCGACTTCGTAAATAAGAACCCTACCATCAAAATCCTGGCGCTGTCGTTCCTGATTATGATTGGAGCGATGCTGATTATGGAAGCCTTCCACCAGGAAGTGCCCAAGGGCTACGTGTACTTTGCCATGGCTTTCTCCCTAGGGGTGGAGCTGCTGAATATGCGTGTTCGCAAGAAAGTGCCGCCGGTAGAGCTCCGCGACGTGCACGCGCAGACGAAGGAATAGTCCTATAGACTTATTGCTACCCCCTCTGCCCACGTTGGGGGTAGAGAGGGTAGGGGGCTGCTGCACGTGCATTGCCGCTTACCAGGCCGGTTTGCATAGTAGAAGCTGTTTAAGAAGCGGGGCAGAAGGTCTTGCTGAGCCGGTCGAATCCTCTCGCGTGCTACTGTTTGCGTGGTAATGCAACGTCAGCACGTGAGGTGCTTCGACCGGCTCAGCAAGATGGTCAGTCTTCTACCTTCCTAAACAATCTCGTAATAAAAGGCCTCTGATTCACCCAAATATTTTTCGCATAAAACAGTCGGGTATTCCTAAATTTAGGAATTCCGTTGTCGTATCGAATACCTCTTTTTCTGTTATAGATGAAAAAACTCTTACTCTTTTCCTTTCTACTTATAGCAGCCGTTGCGCCTTCTTTTGGGCAGCAGTTGGTGAAATATGTAGGGCCGGGCGTGCCGGATACCTGCTACGCGAGTTACAAGGCGGTGCGTACGCGGATACCCCCGCCGGCTGCCTTCCTGGCCAACCGGCCATTGGGCACCAAGGCTACCATTACGGTTACGTACACTGGCTTTACCCCCGAAGCACAAGCCGCCTTTCAGTATGCCGTGGATATCTGGCAATCGTTGCTGGTAACAAATGTGCCCATCCGCATCAGCGCCACGTGGCGGCCACTGGATGCGGGTGTGTTAGGCTCGGCTGGGCCTAGCGGTTTGTACCAACTGGCGGGCTATGGGGAGCGGATTAGCAACTCGCTGTATCCTACGGCCTTAGCGGAGAAAATAGTAGGAGCTGATATTAATGGCTCGGGTGCCGCTGATATCAATGCCAGCTTCAGCAGCACCTTCAACTGGTATCTGGGTACGGATGGGCTCACGCCGGCCGGACAGTACGACCTGGTATCGGTGGTGCTGCACGAGCTGGGGCACGGCCTGGGCTTTCTGACGTCGAAAGGCTATGATGTCAACAGCAAACAAGGGTCCTTGTCGACGCCACCGAGCATATATGCGGACTTTATGAAGACGGGCGCGGGCCTGAGCGTAGCCGACACCCGTATCTTCGTCAATCCGTCGGTAGAGTTGGGTACCGCCTTCACCACCAACGATTTGTATTTCGATAGTCCCCTGACGCGGGCTTCCAACAACGGGGAGCGGGCACGTCTCTACGCACCCACTGAGTATGCGTCCGGTTCCAGCCTCTCACACCTCGACGAAAATACCTATAGTGCTGGTGATATCAACTCGCTGATGTCGCCGCAGTTTGCTCCAGGGGAGGCCATTCACTCGCCGGGACCTATCGTGCTGGCCATGTTCAATGAAATGGGGTGGTTTAACACCGCCATCGACCACACGCCCTATACCGATACGGAAACGCCCAGAACCTTCCCCGTAACAGTGCGGTTGCGGAGCGATGGCACTGTTACGCCTGGCTCGGTGAAGCTAAACTACGCATTCAATAATGGCGCCCTGACTACGGTGACGATGACGCCCACCGGCACAACCAATCAGTATACGGCCACCATTCCCAACCCCGGCAGCGGTGTGCGGGTGAGCTACTACGTAGAAGCCTCCGACAACGAAACCCGGCGTATCTACACCGCCCCCGGCCGCGACGCCTTCTCTACGGTGTCTAACCGGTACTCATTCTTCGTGGGGCCCGATGTGGTGCCGCCTACCCTCTCGCATACGCCACCTGCCTACTTGTTTACCAGTAACCTGCCGTATACCATCACGGCCCAGGCTGCGGACAACATTGGGGTAGCCTCCGTGACGTTAGAATACAACGTGAACGGAACCGTCCGGCCATCCATCACCCTGACCAGGGGCACCGGCAACAGCATCAACACCTACACGGGTGTGCTCAGCACCGCTGCCGGTCCTATCGTCGCCGGCGACGTTATCAATTACCGCATAGTGGCGCAGGACAACTCCTCCAACGCCAACCGTACTGCCCTACCCGCTACCGGTTTCTACGCGGTGCCGGTGGTAGACGTGCGCCCGGCGGCCGATATGTACGCCAACGAGTTTGAGCGCACCACGCCCATTGATTTTGTGGGCCCAGGCTTCTCTATTGCTACCCCCACAGGGTTTACCAACGGCGCCATCCACTCCACGCACCCCTACGTCAACAATGTCAACTACTTCTACCGGTTGCTGGTGCCTATTCGGGTGAAGGCCGACCCGCAGATTGCGCGGGTGCGGTTTGATGAAATTGTGTTGGTAGAACCCGGCGAAGAAGGTTCTGTATTCCCTGCACCTAATTTCTTCGATTACGTGGTGGTAGAAGGTAGCCTAGATGGCACCACCTGGACGCCTTTGGCTCCTGGCTACGACGCCCGCAACAACGCCAACTGGCTTGACTTGTACAACCGCGCCTTGAGCGGCGAGAATTCGGCAGCCGTGGGTACGCCTTCCATCTACGCTTCCCGCACTATCAGCCTGTTGGATAAGTTTAAGGCCGGTGATGTAGTGCAGCTTCGCTTCCGCTTGTATGCCGATGGCGGCGCTTACGGCTGGGGTTGGGCCATCGACAACCTGCACATTCAGGACAATACTGTAACGCCCACGGCCCAGGCGCTGCAAGGCGCTGGGGTAAGTGTGTTCCCAAACCCTACGGCCGGGCAATTCACTGTGCAAACCCGCTTCGATAAGCCAGTAGCTAACCTGGAAGTGGTGGTGCGCAACGCCTTAGGGCAGGAAGTGCTGCGCCAGTCGCAAACCGCCGTGAAAGGCCAGGTGTCCCTACCCCTCGACCTGAATAAGTGCGCCAACGGCTTCTACCTCGTAAGCCTAACGGCCGACGGCGAAACCGCCACGCGCAAAGTGATGCTCAGCAAATAGGAGCGCACGAAATGCGCCTATGTGGCGAGCGACATAATCAGCAAACAGAATCGGCTGCTCCAAAAGGGCAGCCGATTCTGTTTGTCGTTACTTAAAGTCTGTCATCCTGAGCGGAGCGAAGGACCTTCTCACGGCAGAACGAGTCGTTATTACGCCTGTCGCGCAGACGTGAGAAGGTCCTTCGCGCTGCTCAGGATGACAGCCGTATTTTTTATTCAGAACCTCACTATCTCCCCACTGCGCCTACCCCATCTTCGATATAAAATCCCACAGGACCACACCCGCCGCCACGCTCACGTTTAGGGAGTGTTTGGTGCCGAACTGCGGGATTTCTACGGCCGCGTCGCAGAGGGCTAGCACCTCATCGTCTACCCCAAATACTTCGTTGCCCATCACGAGTGCATAGCCCTGGCCGGGGGTAGGGCGGAAGGCGGGTAGGGGCTGGCTTTCGGTGGTTTGCTCTACGGCTACTACTTGGTAGCCAGCGGCCTTTAGCTGTTCCACGGCTGCCACGGTGGTAGGCGCATATTCCCACGCCACCGACTCGGTGGAGCCCAGCGCCGTTTTGGTGATTTCGCGTTGGGGCGGGCGACCTGTAATGCCGCAGAGCCAGATTTTTTCTACGGCAAAGGCGTCGGCGGTGCGGAAGGCGGCGCCCACGTTGTGCAGGCTGCGCACGTTGTCGAGCACCAGGACAAGGGGGAATTTTTGCGTATTTTTGAAGTCTGCCACCGTCAAGCGGTTCAGCTCTTCCATTGAAAGTTTGCGCATTGAGCAAAGGTAGGAACACGCCGCCAGCTGGCGGGTGTTACGTTTGCTGATAAAGGAACGTCATGCTGCGCCTCCGCTCAGCATGACATGATCTGCCTACCCTTCTGCGCCCTATTACCCTCGTACTACCCCGCACACCCGTGAAAACGAAATCCGCTGATTCCACCAAAAAGCCTGTCCGCACGCATGGTTCTCTGGGGCCCGCGCCCGTAGCTGATACGCCACTGATGAAGCAGTATTATCAGCTGAAGCAGCAGCACCCCGGCGCGCTGATTCTCTTTCGGGTAGGCGACTTCTACGAAACCTTCGGCGAGGATGCCGTGAATGCCTCCCGCATCCTGGATATCGTGCTCACGAAGCGCGGGGCCGGCACGCCCTCGGAGGTGCCGCTGGCGGGCTTCCCCCATCACTCCCTCGATACCTATCTGCCCAAGCTGGTGCGCGCCGGCCAGCGCGTGGCCATCTGCGACCAACTCGAAGACCCCAAGCAGGCCAAGGGCCTCGTGAAGCGCGGTATTACGGAGCTGGTAACGCCCGGCGTGAGCCTGCACGACAACGTGCTAGAGCGCCGCCGCAATAACTACCTCTGCGCCATCCACTTCGGCAAGCAGGAAGCCGGCATCAGCTTTCTGGACGTGAGCACCGGCGAGTTTCTGGTGGCCCAGGGCGACGTGGCCTACCTCGGCAAGCTACTGCAAAACTTTACGCCGGCCGAGGTGCTGTTTTGCAAGCGCAGCCGCCGTGAGTTTGAGGAAAACTTTGGTCCCGACTACTGCCACTTTGCGTTGGACGAGTGGGTGTTTGGCTTTGATTATGCCCACGACACGCTCACGCGCCACTTCAACACTACTTCGCTCAAGGGCTATGGTATTGATAATCTGAAGGAAGGCATTACGGCGGCGGGCTGCATCCTGCACTACCTCGCCGAAACCAAGCACACCGATATTGGCCACATTGGCAGCATTGGGCGCCTGGAAGAAGACAAATATGTGTGGCTCGACCGCTTCACGGTGCGCAACCTGGAGCTGGTACATGCCCAGCACCCCGGCGGCGTGCCCCTCATCGACATTCTCGATCAGACCGTGACGCCCATGGGTGCCCGCCTGCTGCGCAAGTGGGTGGTCCTACCCCTGAAAGAGCCTGCTCAGATTCAGCGCCGCCTCGATACGGTGGACGGCCTCCTGAAAAATCCCGAGCTGCTGGCCGAGCTGGACCAGTATCTGCGTCAGATCAACGACCTGGAACGTTTGATTTCTAAGGTAGCCGTGCGCCGCATCAATCCGCGCGAGCTGGTGCAGCTGGCCCGCGCCCTAGAGGCCATCGAGCCTATCCGGGAGTTGCTGGCCAATTCAGGGCTGCGCGCCCTGCAGAAAATGGCTGACCAACTGAATCCCTGCGCAACCCTGCGCGACGAAATCAAGGCAAAAATTAAAGCCGACGCGCCCCTGCTCATCAACCAGGGCAACGTGCTCAACGACGGGGTAGACCCCGAGCTGGACCGTCTGCGCCGCATTGCGTTTTCGGGCAAGGATGAACTGCTAAACATTCAGCAACGGGAGCAGCGTAACACCGGCATTTCGTCGCTGAAAGTGGCCTACAATAAGGTTTTTGGCTATTACCTCGAAGTCTCGAATGCGCACAAAAGCAAGGTGCCTACCGAGTGGATCCGCAAGCAAACCCTGGTAAATGCCGAGCGCTACATCACAGAGGAGCTGAAAACGTACGAGGAGACGATTCTGAACGCCGAGGAAAAGCTGTTTTCCTTGGAAATGCAGTTATACAACGAGTTGGTGTTGTCGGCAGCTGAGTCGGTGGCGCAGATTCAGCAGAATGCCCGGGCCATCGGCGTGACGGACTGCCTGGCGTCGTTTGCCAACACGGCCCGCCAGCACCGCTACGTGAAACCGGTAGTGAACGATGGCACCGTGCTCGACATCCGCGCCGGCCGCCACCCTGTTATTGAGCGCCAATTGCCGGTAGGCGAAGCCTATATCCCCAACGACATCTGCCTCGACCAGGACGAGCAGCAGATTGTGGTAATTACCGGCCCCAATATGGCTGGTAAATCGGCCCTACTGCGTCAAACGGCTCTCATCGTGCTGCTGGCGCAAATCGGCTCCTTCGTACCCGCTGATGCGGCTACGGTCGGCATCATCGATAAGATTTTCACCAGGGTAGGAGCTTCCGACAACCTGAGCAAGGGCGAAAGTACGTTCATGGTAGAGATGACCGAAACGGCGTCTATTCTGAATAACTTGTCCGACCGCAGCTTGGTGCTCATGGACGAAATTGGGCGAGGCACCAGCACCTACGACGGCATCAGTATCGCCTGGGCCATTGTGGAGCATCTGCACAACTCGCCCAAGGCCCGCGCCAAAACGCTGTTTGCCACCCACTATCATGAGCTGAACCAACTGGCCGACGATTGCCCCCGGGTGCGCAACTACAACGTGGCTGTGAAGGAGGCCGACGGCCGTATCCTGTTCCTGCGCAAGCTGCAGGAAGGCGGCTCCGAGCACAGCTTCGGTATCCACGTGGCCCGCATGGCCGGTATGCCCACGGCCGTAGTGCTGCGCGCCAACGAAATCATGCACCATCTGGAGCAGGAGCGCGCCGGCACCGGCCTGGAGCCCGACGCCCCCACTGAGTTCGACGAAGTGCTGGCTGGCCTGGATATCGAGCCTGCGCCTACCCCACGCGCCCCCAAGGCCCAACCCGCCGCGGCCGTGCACAATGCCCCGCGCCCCAGCTTGCAGCTTAGCATGTTTGAGCCTGCCGACCCAGCCTTGGAGCGCATACGCGAGCTGCTAGAGAAACTTGACGTCAATACCCTTACACCCATTGAGGCGCTACTGAAGCTGAATGAGTTGAAGCTGGCGGCGGGTAGCAAGTAAACATAAACAGACGCAAAAAGCCCCTCGTGCTATGTGTAGTACGAGGGGCTTTTGCTTGCTACCCACTGAGGGAGTAGGCTACCTAACTAGAAAGAAGACCTAGTAGCCAGGGTTTTGCTTGAGTTGCGCCGACACGTTCAGCGCATTCAGCGGAATAGGATAAATCTTGGTATGGTCGTCACCATCTGGCGATTTGTCCCACCATGTACTGTTGTTGAATTTGCCGAAGCGAATGAGGTCAATGCGCCGGCGACCTTCTCCAATAAATTCACGGCCCCATTCGTCCAGCAACTCTTGCTCCGTAAGAACAGCCCCACCGGCACCGTACAGGCTGGCTGAGCCGGCGGGGTAATTTCGACGCCGCACGGTGTTCAGCAGCTCAGCCGCCGCTAGTGGGTCGCCCGCCCGAAACTTGCACTCGGCCAGCATATAGTAGATTTCCGCTAGGCGTATTTCGGCGTAGTCTGCTTCAATCTTGTTGGGGTCAGTGGAAGGATAGAAAGGATACTTCACCATGAAGATGCCCGAATTTTGGTCGGCATTGTTCATGTTCGACGTTTTATCGGCTGGTACCTGGCCCGGCTTCGTGTATTTGAATAAGCCTACTTGGTCGCGCAAGTATAGTGTGTAGCCGCGGGTGCTTTTGATAGTGTCCTTACCATCGTTGTAGATGAGGTAACCTTTCAAAAACATGCCCTCACGAGTGCTGTTGCCCAGGTTTTGATAGTTTTTCAGGCGCACATCATCGGCGTACTTCTGAAACTTTACGAAAGGCTTTCCTTGCACAAAGGGATATTCCTTGTTTTCAACATCGTGACCCGGCTGCAAAGCGTAGCGCGGATTGCCCCCACCAAAGTCGGTGAATTTAAAGTAGTTGATGGGCACATTGTAGGGAAGTCCCCAGAAGTACATACCACCTTCATACTGCCAGTGTGAGCGGCCAAACGAGCCCGGAAAAGCAAAGATGGTTCCCGAAGATTGGTCATTATTCCAGTCGAACGGGGCATCCCAGCGGCTCTCGATGGCATAAGGGCCATACTTGCCACTTATGATATCCTGACACACAG from Hymenobacter aerilatus harbors:
- a CDS encoding NYN domain-containing protein is translated as MNQINSPLVRIGVFYDGNYFLKISDYYYFQHERKARISLEGLHEFIRQQVAEEEDVDVRLSQIIDSHFFRGRLSATEARDKDRLFHDRLFDDILMNLGINTHYMPLKTRDGRLQEKGIDVWLSLEAYELAMYKSFDVVVLIAGDSDYAPLIKKLNTLGTRVMLLNWDFKYTDYKGENRVTRASQQLLGSATYPVDMHDIIDQGLSTNEELIENMFVAQSEPTTYPTSTLKPVRPTGPTAAGPVGTVGISTIKNLKNGFGFVVMPPNNLFFSYADMAEGDFNDLNEGDWVEFTVGRNHRDEDCARNVRKVQPPQMEDGDEYEDDEREHESAGSPDRL
- a CDS encoding SDR family oxidoreductase; this translates as MSNDKIALIVGASGIVGSNLATELLATNWTVYGLARRPPQHLPGLRPVAANLLEPTSLETALADVHPTHVFITTWMRQDTEAENIRVNSALVRNILTALSPKGTVQHVALVTGLKHYLGPFEAYAKGGTLPPTPFREELPRLDIENFYYAQEDEVYAAAERDGFTWSIHRPHTIIGKAVGNLMNMGTTLAVYASICKETGQPFQWPGSEAQWNGLSDVTDARIIAKQLAWAATTEAAHNEAFNIVNGDYFRWSWLWPRLAAWFGVEATGFDGTVHSLEAQMADDTDRWREMAARYQLVEPELNNLASPWHTDLDLGRPLEVMTDMSKSRKLGFLVYQPTEESFFDLFAQLRTDRIIP
- a CDS encoding GNAT family N-acetyltransferase codes for the protein MSVSSPRTAADFAAYYHLRYHVLRAPWQQPPGSERAPDDDAPTTLHALLRHPSPDGPVVAVGRLHPSAPGQGQVRFMAVDPAYQGRGLGRQVLAFLEAGARQQGLTECVLHARATAVPFYEAAGYTVVAPSHTLFGNVPHFLMRKELR
- a CDS encoding YajQ family cyclic di-GMP-binding protein, whose product is MPSFDIVSKVDPQTLENAVNTAKKELQTRYDLRDTKGGIELDKKANTIQLSSENSMRVKALEDILLARVVKQGIDGTALDFTDEEQASGALVKKTVKVRAGIDKDTGRKISKAIKDAKLKVEVQMQDEQVRVSGKKIDDLQAVIALLRRTDIGQPLQFVNMK
- a CDS encoding TerC family protein, which produces MFDFSSFTDVHTWVSLLTLTFMEIVLGIDNIIFISIVVNRLPHEQQARGRTIGLLLALLFRIGLLLSISWIVGLKTPLFYIDLPFREPDFGVSGRDIILFLGGLFLLAKSTTEIHGKLQGEEEEHSEGKYNTLSRVIFQIIVIDIVFSFDSILTAVGLVNNVLVMILAVVLAMGVMLAFSGYVADFVNKNPTIKILALSFLIMIGAMLIMEAFHQEVPKGYVYFAMAFSLGVELLNMRVRKKVPPVELRDVHAQTKE
- a CDS encoding T9SS type A sorting domain-containing protein; the protein is MKKLLLFSFLLIAAVAPSFGQQLVKYVGPGVPDTCYASYKAVRTRIPPPAAFLANRPLGTKATITVTYTGFTPEAQAAFQYAVDIWQSLLVTNVPIRISATWRPLDAGVLGSAGPSGLYQLAGYGERISNSLYPTALAEKIVGADINGSGAADINASFSSTFNWYLGTDGLTPAGQYDLVSVVLHELGHGLGFLTSKGYDVNSKQGSLSTPPSIYADFMKTGAGLSVADTRIFVNPSVELGTAFTTNDLYFDSPLTRASNNGERARLYAPTEYASGSSLSHLDENTYSAGDINSLMSPQFAPGEAIHSPGPIVLAMFNEMGWFNTAIDHTPYTDTETPRTFPVTVRLRSDGTVTPGSVKLNYAFNNGALTTVTMTPTGTTNQYTATIPNPGSGVRVSYYVEASDNETRRIYTAPGRDAFSTVSNRYSFFVGPDVVPPTLSHTPPAYLFTSNLPYTITAQAADNIGVASVTLEYNVNGTVRPSITLTRGTGNSINTYTGVLSTAAGPIVAGDVINYRIVAQDNSSNANRTALPATGFYAVPVVDVRPAADMYANEFERTTPIDFVGPGFSIATPTGFTNGAIHSTHPYVNNVNYFYRLLVPIRVKADPQIARVRFDEIVLVEPGEEGSVFPAPNFFDYVVVEGSLDGTTWTPLAPGYDARNNANWLDLYNRALSGENSAAVGTPSIYASRTISLLDKFKAGDVVQLRFRLYADGGAYGWGWAIDNLHIQDNTVTPTAQALQGAGVSVFPNPTAGQFTVQTRFDKPVANLEVVVRNALGQEVLRQSQTAVKGQVSLPLDLNKCANGFYLVSLTADGETATRKVMLSK
- a CDS encoding RNA methyltransferase, which codes for MRKLSMEELNRLTVADFKNTQKFPLVLVLDNVRSLHNVGAAFRTADAFAVEKIWLCGITGRPPQREITKTALGSTESVAWEYAPTTVAAVEQLKAAGYQVVAVEQTTESQPLPAFRPTPGQGYALVMGNEVFGVDDEVLALCDAAVEIPQFGTKHSLNVSVAAGVVLWDFISKMG